The following are encoded in a window of Ricinus communis isolate WT05 ecotype wild-type chromosome 4, ASM1957865v1, whole genome shotgun sequence genomic DNA:
- the LOC8270754 gene encoding probable aspartyl protease At4g16563, giving the protein MATINKITIFLFLLLINPLLNSNQSLAKRRNPNYILILGLTHSRASLPLPNASTSSRKRQTDELDMVEQLREVRDGYLISLNIGTPPQVIQVYMDTGSDLTWVPCGNLSFDCMDCDDYRNSKLMSAFSPSHSSSSYRDSCASPYCTDIHSSDNSFDPCTVAGCSLSTLIKATCARPCPSFAYTYGAGGVVTGTLTRDTLRVHEGPARVTKDIPKFCFGCVGSTYHEPIGIAGFGRGTLSFPSQLGLLKKGFSHCFLAFKYANNPNISSPLVIGDTALSSKDNMQFTPMLKSPMYPNYYYIGLEAITVGNVSATTVPLNLREFDSQGNGGMLIDSGTTYTHLPEPFYSQLLSIFKAIITYPRATEVEMRAGFDLCYKVPCPNNRLTDDDNLFPSITFHFLNNVSFVLPQGNHFYAMSAPSNSTVVKCLLFQSMADSDYGPAGVFGSFQQQNVQIVYDLEKERIGFQPMDCASAAVSQGLHRE; this is encoded by the coding sequence ATGGCAACAATCAACAAAATCACCATATTTCTCTTTCTCCTCCTAATCAATCCATTACTTAACTCGAATCAATCTTTGGCAAAACgaagaaaccctaattatatactaattctTGGCCTTACCCATTCTAGGGcttctcttcctcttccaaATGCTTCCACCAGTTCACGAAAAAGACAGACTGATGAATTAGATATGGTGGAGCAATTGCGAGAAGTAAGAGATGGGTATTTGATATCTCTAAACATAGGTACCCCTCCACAAGTCATTCAGGTGTATATGGATACTGGTAGTGACCTTACGTGGGTTCCATGTGGGAACCTATCATTTGACTGCATGGATTGTGATGATTATAGGAATAGCAAGTTGATGTCTGCCTTTTCTCCTTCTCACTCTTCTTCATCTTACAGAGACTCTTGTGCAAGTCCTTATTGCACTGACATTCACAGTTCTGATAACTCTTTTGATCCATGCACTGTGGCCGGTTGCTCATTGAGTACCCTTATTAAAGCTACTTGTGCAAGGCCATGTCCTTCTTTTGCTTATACTTATGGGGCAGGAGGGGTTGTTACTGGGACACTAACTAGGGATACCCTTAGGGTCCATGAAGGCCCTGCTCGTGTCACTAAAGATATTCCTAAGTTCTGCTTTGGGTGTGTAGGATCTACTTATCATGAGCCTATTGGGATTGCAGGTTTTGGCAGAGGTACACTTTCTTTCCCTTCCCAATTAGGACTTCTTAAGAAGGGCTTCTCTCACTGTTTCTTGGCTTTCAAATATGCAAACAACCCTAATATCTCAAGCCCATTGGTTATAGGAGATACGGCCCTGTCTTCTAAAGATAATATGCAATTTACTCCTATGTTGAAGAGTCCCATGTACCCTAATTACTATTACATTGGTCTTGAAGCTATTACTGTAGGCAATGTTAGTGCAACTACAGTTCCCTTAAACTTAAGGGAGTTTGATTCACAAGGTAATGGAGGCATGTTGATTGATTCAGGAACCACTTATACGCATCTGCCCGAACCATTCTATTCGCAGCTTCTCTCCATTTTTAAGGCAATCATAACTTATCCTAGAGCCACTGAAGTTGAAATGAGAGCTGGATTTGATCTTTGTTACAAGGTTCCATGTCCAAACAATAGATTAACAGATGACGATAATCTCTTTCCTTCAATAACTTTTCATTTCTTGAACAATGTGAGCTTTGTTTTGCCCCAAGGAAATCACTTCTATGCTATGAGTGCTCCAAGCAACTCTACTGTGGTGAAATGTCTGCTGTTCCAAAGCATGGCTGATAGTGATTACGGACCAGCTGGGGTGTTCGGAAGCTTCCAACAACAAAACGTCCAGATTGTTTATGATTTGGAGAAAGAGAGAATAGGGTTTCAGCCGATGGACTGTGCTTCAGCGGCAGTTTCTCAAGGACTTCATAGGGAGTAA